In Geminocystis sp. NIES-3709, a single genomic region encodes these proteins:
- a CDS encoding DUF3488 and DUF4129 domain-containing transglutaminase family protein, whose amino-acid sequence MENLPKIPSFKAIIKQIESFPSPKTEESILLRILVQIMVIVGIIATDVAAKSSFPMSVWAIPLSIVGSVVSWRRRKQRNISLKFGLAIAMIVTLVLFLGNLLESIFDNRLVLAEFLVQLQVLHSFDLPRRKDLGYSMIIGLILIGVAATLSQTLAFAPWLLLFLLIAIPTMVLDYRSRMGLKIWEVEYKQIQREKNVNKKQLWWQNSVLSPKKLTSFALIIIVLGLSLFAIMPRYAGYKLQSFPVKAPDGLQKNFTPGEKDRGIVNPGYNPDGSRQGENGDSVGDGGSGDNPDTSYYGFNTTINQNIKGNISKKKIVLRIRSQAPGYWRVLAFDHYTGQGWNISREDQTIDINRNPWNYQFNLSMPYLQSDTRKIIQTYTVVSDLPNIIPVLNYPQYLYFPTEQVALDSEGSLRSPTGLIEGLTYTTISRVPYRSQTALKQAGNNYPSSITKYQLGIPEEIREKVRLKTEELLAKSPNKLESNYEKSLYLAQAIKQNYQIQPEFPLLEDGEDLTLAFLKNGGGYPDHFATVYTMMLRSIDIPSRLVVGFASGQFNPFTGYYIVHNTDAHALTEVYFPNYGWHYFDPLPGHEIIPPSFEDDNTFGVLGQLWKWVASWLPSPITSFLTILFSKIFNTITNLISADWLVKLWQFLTGSFVGILISFLGLIIFTFISWLAWNFSQKFLYRLRLAKLHPLEKLDREMLDLLAEKGYRKNVAQTPLEYANSLREFLTIEQIEIVDLITNSYVQWRYGNITPNTDYLQSQFNLLKRSFYAKNKVMLP is encoded by the coding sequence ATGGAAAACTTACCTAAAATTCCCAGTTTTAAGGCTATTATCAAACAGATAGAATCTTTTCCATCACCAAAAACGGAAGAATCTATTTTATTGCGAATCTTAGTGCAAATAATGGTAATAGTGGGAATTATTGCTACCGATGTAGCGGCTAAAAGTTCATTTCCGATGAGTGTTTGGGCAATTCCTTTAAGTATTGTGGGGAGTGTTGTTAGTTGGCGAAGAAGAAAACAACGTAATATTAGTCTTAAATTTGGTTTAGCGATCGCTATGATCGTAACATTAGTATTATTTTTAGGCAATCTTTTAGAGAGTATATTTGATAATCGTCTAGTATTGGCAGAGTTTTTAGTACAATTACAGGTTTTACATAGTTTCGATTTACCGAGAAGAAAAGATTTAGGTTACTCCATGATTATTGGTTTAATTTTAATCGGGGTAGCCGCTACTTTATCTCAAACTTTAGCTTTCGCACCTTGGTTATTACTATTTTTACTCATAGCTATTCCCACTATGGTATTAGATTATCGATCGAGAATGGGATTGAAAATATGGGAAGTAGAATATAAGCAAATTCAACGGGAAAAAAATGTTAATAAAAAACAACTATGGTGGCAAAATTCCGTTTTATCCCCAAAAAAGTTAACTAGCTTTGCTTTAATTATCATCGTTTTAGGATTGTCTTTATTTGCCATTATGCCTCGCTATGCAGGATATAAATTACAGAGTTTTCCCGTAAAAGCACCTGATGGCTTACAAAAAAACTTTACTCCGGGAGAAAAAGATAGAGGAATTGTTAACCCCGGTTATAATCCTGATGGTAGTCGTCAAGGAGAAAATGGAGATTCAGTAGGAGATGGCGGTAGTGGCGATAATCCTGATACTTCTTACTATGGTTTTAACACTACTATTAATCAAAATATAAAAGGCAATATATCAAAGAAAAAGATTGTTTTAAGAATACGCTCTCAAGCACCCGGTTATTGGAGAGTTTTAGCCTTTGATCATTATACAGGACAAGGATGGAATATTTCCAGAGAAGACCAGACTATTGATATTAACCGCAATCCTTGGAATTATCAGTTTAATCTGAGTATGCCTTATCTGCAAAGTGATACTCGTAAAATTATTCAAACTTATACCGTAGTTTCTGATTTACCTAATATTATTCCTGTTCTTAATTATCCTCAATACTTATACTTTCCTACTGAACAAGTTGCTTTAGATAGTGAAGGTAGTTTACGATCGCCTACAGGATTAATTGAAGGTTTAACCTATACTACCATATCACGAGTTCCCTATCGGAGTCAAACCGCATTAAAACAAGCAGGAAATAATTACCCCTCATCTATTACTAAATATCAATTAGGAATACCTGAAGAAATCAGAGAAAAAGTAAGACTTAAAACGGAAGAATTATTAGCTAAATCTCCGAATAAATTAGAGTCAAACTATGAAAAATCTCTATATCTTGCCCAAGCTATCAAACAAAATTATCAAATTCAACCAGAATTTCCCCTCTTAGAAGACGGAGAAGATTTAACTCTAGCATTTTTGAAAAATGGTGGTGGTTATCCTGATCATTTCGCTACAGTTTACACTATGATGCTACGATCGATCGATATTCCATCTCGCTTAGTTGTAGGTTTTGCTAGTGGACAATTTAACCCTTTCACCGGTTACTATATCGTACATAATACAGATGCCCACGCTTTAACAGAAGTCTATTTCCCTAACTATGGATGGCATTATTTTGATCCTCTTCCCGGTCATGAAATCATACCACCATCCTTTGAAGATGACAATACCTTCGGGGTTTTAGGACAACTTTGGAAATGGGTAGCTAGTTGGTTGCCTTCTCCTATCACCAGTTTTCTGACAATTTTATTTAGTAAAATTTTTAATACTATTACTAATCTTATTAGTGCCGATTGGCTTGTAAAATTATGGCAATTTTTAACAGGAAGTTTTGTCGGTATTTTAATTAGTTTTTTAGGCTTAATTATCTTTACTTTTATTAGTTGGTTAGCATGGAATTTTTCTCAAAAATTTTTATATCGTCTGAGATTAGCTAAACTTCATCCTCTGGAAAAACTCGATCGCGAAATGTTAGACTTGTTAGCAGAAAAAGGTTATAGAAAAAATGTCGCTCAAACACCTTTAGAGTACGCTAATAGCTTAAGAGAATTTTTAACCATTGAACAAATAGAAATTGTTGATTTAATTACTAATAGTTATGTACAATGGCGTTATGGAAATATTACTCCTAATACTGATTATTTACAATCACAATTTAACTTATTAAAGCGTAGTTTTTACGCTAAAAATAAAGTTATGCTCCCATAG
- the def gene encoding peptide deformylase has protein sequence MNTNLVVEKEKLENPPLEMHYLGDKVLRQPTKRVAKVDDSIRELAKEMLQTMYSENGIGLAAPQIGVNKQIIVIDCQPDNPNNPPLILINPEIKRFSKDLCVMEEGCLSIPQVFLEVTRPRSIEVVYKDEYGKQKKIKAMGLLSRVIQHEMDHLNGVLFVDRVQNSFALTEELNKKGFSVSAVQPIS, from the coding sequence ATGAACACAAATTTAGTTGTAGAAAAAGAAAAATTAGAAAATCCTCCTCTCGAAATGCACTATTTGGGGGATAAAGTTTTACGTCAACCGACAAAAAGAGTAGCTAAAGTTGATGATAGTATTCGGGAGTTAGCAAAAGAGATGTTGCAAACGATGTATAGTGAAAATGGCATTGGATTAGCCGCCCCTCAAATTGGTGTTAATAAACAAATTATTGTCATTGACTGTCAACCAGATAACCCAAATAATCCGCCTCTGATTCTTATCAATCCTGAAATCAAAAGATTTAGTAAAGATTTATGCGTTATGGAAGAAGGATGTTTAAGTATTCCCCAAGTGTTTTTAGAAGTAACTCGTCCCCGATCGATCGAAGTAGTGTATAAAGATGAATATGGCAAACAGAAGAAAATAAAGGCAATGGGTTTATTATCCCGTGTCATTCAACACGAAATGGATCATCTAAATGGGGTATTATTTGTTGATAGAGTACAAAATAGCTTTGCTTTAACAGAGGAATTAAATAAAAAAGGTTTTTCTGTTTCTGCCGTGCAACCCATAAGTTAA
- a CDS encoding YbaB/EbfC family nucleoid-associated protein, whose translation MNNQGKGQGFGFGLGKMKELAAAFQKAQQIQEDAKNLQAELEAMEIEAQSADGFVIVKVSGDQKPLSIDIKPEALVGKSAEELSEFVTAVVKDAHQKSTEIMREKMESLTGNLGLPGM comes from the coding sequence ATGAATAATCAAGGAAAAGGACAAGGATTTGGATTCGGCTTAGGTAAAATGAAAGAATTAGCCGCCGCCTTTCAAAAAGCTCAGCAGATACAAGAAGATGCTAAAAATCTTCAAGCAGAGTTGGAAGCCATGGAAATTGAAGCTCAAAGTGCTGATGGTTTCGTTATTGTAAAAGTTAGTGGAGATCAAAAACCTCTTAGTATAGATATTAAACCCGAAGCCTTAGTGGGTAAAAGTGCGGAAGAATTATCAGAATTTGTCACTGCTGTTGTCAAAGATGCACATCAAAAATCTACTGAGATAATGAGAGAAAAAATGGAATCTCTCACCGGTAATTTAGGTTTACCCGGAATGTAG
- a CDS encoding low molecular weight protein-tyrosine-phosphatase: MEKTKLLFVCLGNICRSPSAENIMNYLIEKEGLSNEFECDSAGTSRYHLGASPDKRMSISAKKRGIILKGKARQIEEFDLEYYDLILAMDKSNYVDILALDRSGKYKDKIKLMCDFTTKFKDKEVPDPYYGGESGFDYVIDLLLDSCQGLLDYCQKNK, from the coding sequence ATGGAAAAAACTAAATTACTTTTTGTTTGTCTTGGTAATATTTGTCGATCGCCTTCAGCAGAAAATATTATGAATTATTTAATCGAAAAAGAAGGTTTAAGCAATGAATTTGAGTGTGATTCTGCCGGTACATCAAGATACCATCTAGGGGCTTCCCCTGATAAGAGAATGAGTATTTCTGCTAAAAAAAGAGGGATAATATTAAAGGGAAAAGCAAGACAAATAGAAGAATTTGATCTGGAATATTATGATTTAATTTTAGCAATGGATAAGTCTAATTATGTTGATATTTTAGCTCTCGATCGAAGTGGAAAATATAAAGATAAAATAAAATTAATGTGTGATTTTACCACAAAATTTAAAGACAAAGAAGTACCCGATCCTTATTATGGAGGAGAATCAGGTTTTGACTATGTAATTGATTTGTTATTAGACTCTTGTCAAGGATTATTAGATTATTGTCAAAAAAACAAATAA
- the nrtS gene encoding nitrate/nitrite transporter NrtS, whose product MLTNIIDYWQNLFNPQFRLSAIKVAFCVGTILFLINHGNALITENMTRQRWISAILTYFIPYGVNIHGQWTSQLKRQENL is encoded by the coding sequence ATGCTTACAAATATCATTGATTATTGGCAAAATTTATTTAATCCTCAGTTTAGGCTATCAGCAATAAAAGTGGCTTTTTGTGTCGGGACAATTCTTTTTCTTATTAATCATGGAAACGCTTTGATAACAGAAAATATGACTCGACAAAGATGGATTTCAGCTATCTTAACTTACTTTATACCCTATGGAGTTAACATTCATGGACAATGGACAAGTCAATTGAAACGTCAAGAAAATTTATGA
- the menA gene encoding 2-carboxy-1,4-naphthoquinone phytyltransferase produces the protein MTITDDTQPLTISEFPTKRQLWFAAIKPPMYTVAIIPISFGTALAYKETGIFDLKIFITFLLSAISIIAWLNLSNDVFDADTGIDVNKAHSVVNLTGNKSLVFWISVVFLLLGLGGIFFINYWLKDWTVLWLIIASCALGYSYQGPPFRFGYLGLGEIICFFTFGPMAIASAYYSQTQNFSVSSVWASSIIGISTSIILFCSHFHQVKDDIAAGKKSPIVRLGTDLGSKVLTISVILFYGFCVVLTVIKILPYSALIVMLSLPIAYQLTNHVNKYHNQPDKVKNSKFIAVNLHFLSGVLLCLGLI, from the coding sequence ATGACTATAACCGATGATACACAACCTTTAACTATCAGTGAATTTCCCACTAAACGTCAACTATGGTTTGCTGCAATAAAACCGCCTATGTACACTGTAGCTATTATTCCCATTAGTTTTGGGACTGCCTTGGCTTACAAAGAAACGGGTATTTTTGATTTAAAAATTTTTATCACTTTTTTATTGTCCGCAATTTCGATTATTGCATGGCTAAATTTGAGTAATGATGTTTTTGATGCAGACACAGGAATTGACGTAAATAAAGCCCATTCAGTAGTGAATCTGACGGGAAATAAAAGCCTTGTTTTCTGGATTAGTGTGGTGTTTTTATTGTTAGGATTAGGAGGCATTTTCTTTATTAATTATTGGTTAAAAGATTGGACTGTCTTATGGTTAATTATCGCTTCCTGTGCCTTGGGTTATAGTTATCAAGGGCCACCTTTTCGGTTCGGTTATTTAGGATTAGGAGAAATAATCTGTTTTTTCACTTTTGGGCCTATGGCGATCGCATCTGCTTATTATAGTCAAACTCAAAATTTCTCTGTGTCTTCTGTGTGGGCATCAAGTATTATCGGAATATCCACTTCAATTATTCTTTTCTGTTCCCATTTTCATCAAGTGAAAGACGACATCGCTGCTGGTAAAAAATCCCCCATTGTTAGACTAGGTACAGATTTAGGCTCAAAAGTATTAACAATTTCTGTAATCCTATTTTATGGCTTCTGTGTTGTGTTAACCGTAATCAAAATACTGCCCTATAGTGCTTTAATAGTAATGCTAAGTCTCCCGATCGCTTACCAATTAACTAACCATGTAAATAAATACCACAATCAACCAGATAAAGTTAAAAATAGTAAATTTATCGCAGTGAATCTACACTTTTTAAGCGGTGTATTGTTATGTCTCGGTTTAATTTAA
- the accA gene encoding acetyl-CoA carboxylase carboxyl transferase subunit alpha, protein MAKTEPKRTFLLEFEKPLVELQAKIDQIRELAEQNQVDVSERLKELEDRAEQLRQEIFSTLTPSQKLQIARHPRRPSTLDYVQAMTDEWFELHGDRRGYDDPALIGGIARLDGRAVVIIGHQKGRDTKDNVARNFGMASPGGYRKAMRLMEHANRFSMPIITFIDTPGAYAGVEAEKLGQGEAIAYNLREMFSLDVPIITTVIGEGGSGGALGIGVAERLMMFEHSVYTVASPEACAAILWKDAKKSDQAAIALKITAKDLKELGIIDQILPEPPRCAHSDPLATAAILKKAILDNLEYLSNLTPQQRKELRYEKFRNLGVFLETESAS, encoded by the coding sequence ATGGCAAAAACAGAACCAAAACGAACCTTTTTATTAGAATTTGAAAAACCGTTAGTAGAACTACAGGCAAAAATTGATCAAATTCGAGAATTAGCCGAACAAAATCAAGTTGACGTATCAGAAAGACTTAAAGAATTAGAAGATAGAGCAGAACAGTTACGGCAAGAAATTTTTAGTACTCTTACTCCCTCCCAAAAATTACAAATTGCTCGTCATCCTCGTCGCCCTTCTACTCTTGATTATGTTCAAGCAATGACGGATGAATGGTTTGAATTGCATGGCGATCGTAGAGGTTATGATGATCCTGCACTTATTGGGGGTATTGCCAGATTAGATGGTCGTGCAGTGGTAATTATTGGACATCAAAAAGGACGAGATACCAAAGATAACGTCGCTCGTAATTTTGGCATGGCATCTCCCGGAGGTTATCGTAAAGCCATGCGTTTAATGGAACACGCCAACCGTTTTTCTATGCCTATTATTACCTTTATTGACACTCCGGGAGCTTATGCAGGGGTTGAAGCAGAAAAATTAGGTCAAGGGGAAGCGATCGCTTATAATCTCAGAGAAATGTTTAGTTTAGACGTTCCTATTATTACTACAGTAATTGGAGAAGGAGGATCCGGCGGTGCATTAGGTATTGGAGTAGCAGAAAGATTGATGATGTTTGAACACTCCGTTTACACCGTAGCGAGTCCGGAAGCCTGTGCCGCTATTTTGTGGAAAGATGCTAAAAAATCTGATCAAGCTGCGATCGCTCTTAAAATTACAGCTAAAGACTTAAAAGAGTTAGGAATCATTGATCAAATCTTACCTGAACCTCCCAGATGCGCTCATTCCGATCCTTTAGCCACTGCGGCCATTCTCAAAAAAGCAATTTTAGACAACTTGGAATACCTATCTAACCTCACTCCCCAACAAAGAAAAGAACTGAGATATGAAAAATTCCGTAATTTAGGAGTGTTTTTGGAAACAGAATCAGCGTCATAG
- a CDS encoding DUF3727 domain-containing protein: MSSSQFSSESGQYDDTEIVTIYDEEGRSLSCYVENEIEYDGKAYVLLMPIDLAIVILTEEISDDDEEYGETVMVDDSDEVEAIFDDAKAVLGELNLYLKRTGFILTASGELPPLEENNIISLEIEEHASEIEPEELQFLASFYSFEQKYNICTPLTPILFVGERKSFGKIEVFQAEEEELSFILEELLFDEDYDDN; the protein is encoded by the coding sequence ATGTCTTCTTCCCAATTTTCTTCAGAAAGTGGGCAATATGATGATACCGAGATTGTCACTATTTATGATGAAGAAGGGCGATCGCTCTCTTGTTATGTAGAAAACGAAATCGAGTATGATGGTAAGGCCTATGTTTTATTAATGCCCATAGACTTGGCTATTGTTATTCTAACAGAAGAAATCAGCGATGATGACGAAGAATACGGCGAAACCGTCATGGTGGATGATAGTGACGAAGTTGAAGCTATTTTCGATGATGCAAAAGCCGTATTAGGAGAGTTAAACCTTTATCTCAAAAGGACAGGTTTTATTTTAACTGCCAGTGGAGAATTACCCCCCCTAGAAGAAAATAATATTATCAGTTTAGAAATAGAAGAACACGCTTCGGAAATTGAACCAGAAGAATTACAATTTTTGGCTAGTTTCTATAGCTTCGAGCAAAAATACAATATTTGTACTCCCCTTACCCCTATTTTATTTGTAGGAGAAAGAAAGAGTTTTGGTAAAATCGAGGTTTTCCAAGCTGAGGAAGAAGAATTAAGTTTTATCCTTGAAGAATTGTTGTTTGACGAAGACTACGACGACAATTAG